Genomic segment of Candidatus Afararchaeum irisae:
GGCTCTCTCGTATGGGGTAGCCTGGCTGACTCAGCTACCAGCCGCATACTCGGTAATGTCGATTGCCGTCTCGTACATCGTGGGTCTGGCTTCGGTCGACTACGCTCTCAACTAGATTTACGAGAAGAGAACGACTGTCTTGAAAGCCTCGAAGGCGGCGACCGGAAGAACCGCGAAGACCGACTGTAGGTCGGTGACCCCACGCACAGCCTTCAGGAGACGTGTCCAGAGGAAGAGCGACCAGACTGTCATCAAGTTGTCGAGGTAGTTCGAAGCCACGACGAGTGACGTCTCCTGTACCTGTTCGACAAAGGCGTCGTTTCCGGCTGTCGTCTCGGGCGGCGGTGTCATCTCGGCGCTCACAACCATAGCACCGAGCCAGACCAGCCCGCTGAGTACCCACGGAGAGAAGCCTATGCCTGTGAGCCAGAATACGGGGGAGAACCCCGCGCTTTCGTCTTCAGCGAAGGGCTTTGTGAGGAGGTAAAATACTCCTGCGTAGACGATCCAGTAGACATAGACGTGCCCGAAGCTGATGAGGGCTCCCGTGACGGTTATCTGGGGTAGCTCAAGCCTCACGGGAGCCGTC
This window contains:
- a CDS encoding YIP1 family protein — translated: MISGLVSLVRSPTSYFRARRDDPPRALPVGVLAATGLSTLLAQLLLVSMSVIGDGPTITYVTAPVRLELPQITVTGALISFGHVYVYWIVYAGVFYLLTKPFAEDESAGFSPVFWLTGIGFSPWVLSGLVWLGAMVVSAEMTPPPETTAGNDAFVEQVQETSLVVASNYLDNLMTVWSLFLWTRLLKAVRGVTDLQSVFAVLPVAAFEAFKTVVLFS